In Saccharicrinis fermentans DSM 9555 = JCM 21142, a genomic segment contains:
- a CDS encoding DUF4625 domain-containing protein, translated as MKIYFPKMISFFAIAAVFLLTSCGGGSDSKDPEPEEKDTTDPVIVDPTVPTAQGFTLGQDFVYTGDFTDDTELKEVTFSLSDNKVQTSAALKVGTGVDNEPWIVESQTRTLTSTASTVDEAIFGTIPSSDIWTGEYTLTVKCTDKAGNTSTKIITVPIE; from the coding sequence ATGAAAATCTATTTCCCAAAAATGATTTCTTTCTTCGCCATTGCAGCAGTATTCCTGTTGACATCATGTGGAGGAGGTAGTGATAGTAAAGACCCAGAACCAGAAGAAAAAGACACCACTGATCCAGTTATTGTAGATCCGACTGTTCCTACAGCTCAAGGTTTTACTTTAGGACAAGACTTTGTTTATACCGGTGATTTTACGGATGATACAGAGTTGAAAGAAGTGACTTTTTCATTGTCGGATAACAAAGTGCAAACTTCGGCTGCTTTAAAGGTGGGTACAGGTGTTGATAATGAGCCTTGGATTGTAGAATCACAGACCAGAACTTTAACAAGTACAGCGAGCACTGTGGATGAAGCTATTTTTGGAACGATACCATCTTCGGATATTTGGACTGGTGAATATACCTTAACGGTTAAATGTACTGATAAGGCTGGCAATACATCAACTAAGATAATTACAGTTCCTATAGAATAG
- a CDS encoding GDP-L-fucose synthase family protein → MYKDEKIFVAGHRGLVGSAIVRSLQKKGFNNIVVKTHSELDLLDAKAVETFFATEKPDYVFLAAAKVGGIVANNTYRADFIYENIQIQNHVIHHAYLNGVKKLLFLGSSCIYPKACPQPILEDYLLTDVLEYTNEPYAIAKIAGIKMCESYNLQYGTNFISVMPTNLYGPNDNYDLEKSHVLPALIRKMYLGKSLMNNDWASIDADMNKKPIEGVSGENSELEKLEILEKYGIVKSQSEVKVQLWGTGNPRREFLHSDDMADACTYIMEKVDFDDLKQADDREVRNNHINIGVGEDQSIRELAELIKGIVGFEGSLQWDADKPDGTFQKLLNVDKLNKLGWKANIDLREGIEDVFLQYKQV, encoded by the coding sequence ATGTATAAGGATGAAAAAATATTTGTTGCCGGACACAGAGGATTAGTTGGTTCGGCTATAGTGCGCTCTCTTCAGAAGAAGGGATTTAACAATATTGTGGTGAAAACACATAGTGAACTGGATTTGTTAGATGCCAAAGCTGTGGAAACATTTTTCGCTACAGAAAAGCCTGATTATGTTTTTTTGGCAGCGGCCAAGGTGGGAGGAATTGTTGCCAATAATACTTATCGGGCTGATTTTATTTATGAGAATATTCAAATACAGAATCATGTAATTCATCATGCCTATCTAAATGGGGTTAAGAAATTGTTGTTTCTCGGAAGTTCATGTATTTATCCCAAAGCTTGTCCTCAACCCATACTAGAGGATTACCTCTTGACCGATGTGCTAGAGTATACCAATGAGCCTTATGCCATTGCAAAAATAGCAGGAATAAAAATGTGTGAATCGTATAACCTGCAATATGGTACTAACTTTATTTCGGTTATGCCTACTAACTTATATGGACCCAATGATAATTATGATTTGGAGAAATCTCATGTTTTGCCTGCGTTGATACGTAAGATGTATTTAGGTAAGTCATTGATGAATAATGATTGGGCGAGTATTGATGCAGATATGAATAAGAAGCCCATTGAGGGAGTGTCGGGAGAAAATTCTGAACTAGAAAAACTAGAAATATTAGAGAAATATGGTATTGTGAAATCGCAAAGTGAGGTGAAAGTTCAACTTTGGGGTACTGGTAATCCTCGTCGTGAGTTTTTGCATTCTGATGATATGGCCGATGCCTGTACTTATATTATGGAAAAAGTTGATTTTGATGATTTGAAGCAAGCGGATGATAGAGAGGTACGTAATAACCATATTAATATAGGTGTTGGTGAAGATCAATCGATTAGGGAGCTGGCTGAACTAATCAAAGGAATTGTTGGTTTTGAAGGTTCCCTTCAATGGGATGCAGATAAACCAGATGGGACATTTCAGAAATTGCTCAATGTGGATAAGCTAAATAAGTTGGGGTGGAAAGCAAATATTGATCTTAGAGAGGGAATTGAAGATGTGTTTCTTCAATATAAGCAGGTTTAG
- the gmd gene encoding GDP-mannose 4,6-dehydratase, with protein sequence MAKVALITGVTGQDGAYLSEFLLKKGYIVHGIKRRSSLFNTDRIDHLYQDPHVDNKNFFLHYGDLTDSTNLIRIIQETQPDEIYNLAAMSHVAVSFDTPEYTANADGIGTLRILEAIRLLGLTKKTKFYQASTSELYGLVQEVPQSEKTPFYPRSPYAVAKMYGYWITVNYREAYGIYACNGILFNHESPIRGETFVTRKITRAVARIGLSLQDKLYLGNLSAKRDWGHAKDYVEAMYLMLQQESAEDFVVATGITTEVREFVRMAFENIGVGIEFKGEGVDEKGYVVSCANAEFSLEKGACVVEVDPRYFRPTEVELLIGDPKKAQDKLGWKPKYDLKMLVDDMMDSDIKLMKKDKYLQDGGYNTLNYFE encoded by the coding sequence ATGGCAAAAGTTGCTTTAATTACAGGAGTCACCGGACAAGACGGAGCTTATCTGTCGGAGTTTTTACTGAAAAAAGGATATATAGTCCATGGGATTAAACGTCGTTCATCGCTTTTTAATACCGATAGGATAGATCATTTATATCAGGATCCTCATGTGGATAACAAAAACTTTTTTCTGCATTATGGAGATTTAACGGACTCAACCAACTTAATACGGATTATTCAGGAGACCCAACCTGATGAAATTTATAATTTGGCTGCGATGTCGCATGTGGCCGTAAGTTTTGATACTCCTGAATACACAGCAAATGCCGATGGAATTGGTACTCTCCGTATACTGGAAGCCATCCGATTATTAGGTTTAACAAAGAAAACAAAGTTTTATCAAGCTTCAACCAGTGAGCTATATGGTTTGGTTCAAGAGGTACCGCAGTCTGAAAAAACACCTTTTTATCCACGTTCACCTTATGCAGTAGCTAAGATGTATGGGTACTGGATTACTGTCAATTATCGTGAGGCCTATGGTATTTATGCCTGTAATGGTATTCTATTTAATCATGAATCTCCTATCAGAGGAGAAACCTTTGTGACCCGCAAGATTACACGTGCAGTGGCTAGAATTGGTTTGTCTTTACAGGATAAACTTTACCTAGGAAATCTATCTGCCAAACGTGATTGGGGACATGCCAAGGATTATGTGGAAGCGATGTATTTGATGTTGCAGCAAGAATCAGCAGAAGATTTTGTGGTAGCTACTGGAATAACCACAGAAGTACGTGAGTTTGTTCGTATGGCATTCGAAAATATTGGTGTCGGCATTGAATTTAAAGGAGAGGGTGTGGACGAGAAAGGCTATGTGGTTTCGTGTGCTAATGCGGAATTTAGTCTTGAAAAAGGGGCTTGCGTGGTAGAAGTAGATCCTCGCTATTTTAGGCCAACAGAAGTGGAGCTACTTATTGGTGACCCTAAAAAAGCACAGGATAAACTAGGATGGAAACCAAAGTACGATCTTAAAATGTTGGTGGATGATATGATGGATAGTGATATTAAATTGATGAAAAAAGATAAGTATCTTCAGGATGGAGGTTATAATACCTTAAATTATTTTGAGTAG
- a CDS encoding SDR family oxidoreductase, which produces MESILENKKVLVTGGAGFIGSNLIERLLKQNNNVVCLDNFSTGKRINVEPFLKNSSFKLVEGDIRNREDCDKAVDGCDVVLHQAALGSVPRSINDPKTTNDVNISGFVNVVLAARDAGIKRVVYAASSSTYGDSESLPKEEDVIGRPLSPYAVTKFVNELYADVFGKLYGLELIGLRYFNVFGRRQDPDGAYAAVIPKFVKALINHESPTINGDGSFSRDFTFIDNVVQANQLAAVVNNKAAVNTVYNVAFGERTSLNELIEYLKEYLSPYDSSIKDVQIIYGPERVGDVPHSLASIKKANQLLDYRPQYSVKEGLREAIDWYWHFLSK; this is translated from the coding sequence ATGGAATCTATTTTAGAGAATAAAAAAGTTTTAGTTACAGGTGGAGCCGGTTTTATCGGCTCTAACCTTATAGAAAGGTTACTAAAGCAAAATAACAATGTGGTTTGCTTGGATAATTTCTCCACAGGAAAACGGATAAACGTCGAACCTTTCCTCAAAAATTCATCTTTTAAATTGGTGGAAGGCGATATCCGTAATCGGGAAGATTGTGATAAAGCTGTTGATGGTTGCGATGTGGTGCTTCATCAGGCGGCATTGGGATCTGTTCCTAGGTCCATTAATGACCCCAAAACGACCAATGACGTTAATATCTCCGGCTTTGTAAATGTGGTCCTCGCCGCAAGAGATGCAGGTATTAAACGGGTGGTGTATGCCGCTAGCTCTTCAACCTATGGCGATAGTGAATCATTGCCCAAAGAAGAGGATGTGATAGGTCGACCTTTGTCTCCTTATGCAGTGACTAAGTTTGTCAATGAGTTGTATGCGGATGTATTTGGTAAATTGTATGGATTAGAACTGATTGGACTGCGGTATTTCAATGTTTTTGGAAGGCGTCAGGATCCAGATGGAGCTTATGCTGCGGTGATTCCTAAATTTGTGAAAGCCTTGATTAACCACGAGTCTCCAACGATTAATGGCGATGGTTCCTTTTCACGGGATTTTACTTTTATAGATAACGTTGTGCAGGCTAATCAACTGGCTGCTGTAGTTAATAATAAGGCAGCTGTAAATACTGTTTACAATGTTGCCTTTGGTGAACGAACATCATTGAATGAGCTCATTGAATATCTGAAAGAGTATTTGTCGCCATATGATTCCAGTATTAAAGATGTGCAAATTATTTACGGACCGGAAAGGGTGGGGGATGTTCCTCACTCGCTAGCTTCTATTAAAAAGGCCAATCAACTATTGGATTATCGTCCTCAGTATAGCGTAAAAGAAGGATTGCGTGAAGCAATTGATTGGTACTGGCATTTTCTTTCGAAATAA